The DNA segment ATCATCACCATATTTCTCAATCATTTCGTTAAGGACACTAATGTCCTCAAATCCGGCGTTCATACCTTGACCATAAAAAGGAACAATTGCATGGCAAGCATCTCCTATCAAAGCAACTTTGTCGTGGTATGTCCAAGGATAGCATTGCATAGTAACTAATGAGCTGGTTGGATTCTTGAAGAAGTCTTCGGTAAGATTTTGAATTGCATTGATGGTATCTGGAAAGTTTTTTAAAAAAAAGTTTTCTACAGATCGCACATCGGTCAATTCTTCAAATGAATTCTGACCTTCAAACGGCATAAATAACGTACATGTGAAACTTCCGTCTAAATTGGGCAACGCAATCAACATATATTCGCCTCTAGGCCAAATATGCAGAGAGTTTTTATTTAGTTTATAAGTTCCATCGGGATTTGCAGGAATATTTAATTCTTTATATCCAGTTGAAAGAAAATTTTGCTGGTAATTAAACATATTTTGACGCTGCATTCTATGACGAACTCTAGAAAAAGCTCCATCGGCACCAAAGACTATATCGTACTTTAACGGAGTCCATTCTCCTTCTTCCTTTTCACCTATATGCAAAGTAGCGGTAGCAAGTGTAACATCCCAAATTCTAGTATTAAAGTAAAATTCGGCACCTGCTTCTTCTGCAAGATCGATCATTCTTCTGTTCAGAACACCTCGGGAGATACTATAAATAGCCTCGCCATCTTTTCCGTAATATTGAAACTTTACATTCTCATCCGTATGTATAGCGCGTTTATCCATCGGAATTGCGATATCACGAATAGCATCGCCAATACCAACATAATCTAACGCCTTCCAACCTCTGTCTGACACAGCAAGGTTTATGGAGCGTCCTGATAAACTTAACTTTCGAATATCTGGGCTCCGGTCAAAAACGTGAACTGTGTGATTGTATTTTCTAAGATAAATTGCCAATAAAGACCCTACTAATCCTGAACCTACAACTGCAATCTTTAATGGTGTCTGCATATATCTAATATGAAATGATAATGACTCAAACGCTAATGTGTCTGAATGTTGTTTTTGAAAAAAATCTACCAATAATTATTATGTTTAGTGGCAGATCTAAATGTATCTATTTGATTGTTAACTTCTTTTGAAATTAATTTTATTACCTACTGCCATTTTATTATTCTTTGCTAAAATTCCGCACATATGAAACAATAATCGAGATCCAACGTTGCCGTCCCAGTCGTCCTCGCCTGGCGAAACTTCTACTAGGTCAAAACCTATAATCTCCTTTCCGCTATCGGCAAGTTTACTCAGCAAATAAGTAGCTTCTTCAAAGGATAATCCTCCTGGAACAGGCGTACCTGTATTTGGACAGTACCAAGCTTGAAGTGCATCAATGTCAAAACTGATAGCTACTTTTTGCGGAAGCGCCGCAATTATGATATCACACTGCTCATCCCACGTTATTCCAGAGAAGCTGTCACTCTTTATATCCATATCTGTGTGCACTACTACTCTATCTGCTAGAGCAACCTCAACTTCTTGCTCACAGAAATCTCTAATTCCAACCTGCACAATTTTTGATATTTGAGAAATCTTTAATGCATTGTACATTATCGATGCGTGCGAATTTTCAAAACCTTCGTATGCTTTTCGCAAATCCATATGAGCATCAAGATGTAATAGCCCAAAATCATCGTGCATCGTTGCTAGAGCTTGATAATATCCTAGAGGTGTGGAGTGATCCCCACCTAAAAGCACCACTTTCTTACCTTGATTTGCCCAATAAAGTACACGATCTTTCACTTCTGAATTAAAGGTACTACAAGCTTTATTGATATCTTCTAAATAAGCCTGCAATTTTGGTTTTTTCGAGATTTCTTCTCCATTTTCTAACGCACTAATTATTGGCTGAGCCAACGCTTTAAATCTCTTACTTTGACTGGCCCACTCCTCTGTCTGTTTGTTTTTATCTAAATAAATTCCGAGTTTCCACAATTCAGGAAATTGTTGATGGTGTAAATCTACCTGAAACGATGATTCTAAAATAGCATCTGGTCCGTCCGAAGCTCCAGCGCCGTAACTAACGGTAACTTCCCAAGGTACTGGAATAATGATAATTTCACATTCTTCTGCAGTAAAAGGCAGTCCAAATATATTCTGATCCGCTAATCCT comes from the Flavobacterium ardleyense genome and includes:
- a CDS encoding FAD-dependent oxidoreductase, producing MQTPLKIAVVGSGLVGSLLAIYLRKYNHTVHVFDRSPDIRKLSLSGRSINLAVSDRGWKALDYVGIGDAIRDIAIPMDKRAIHTDENVKFQYYGKDGEAIYSISRGVLNRRMIDLAEEAGAEFYFNTRIWDVTLATATLHIGEKEEGEWTPLKYDIVFGADGAFSRVRHRMQRQNMFNYQQNFLSTGYKELNIPANPDGTYKLNKNSLHIWPRGEYMLIALPNLDGSFTCTLFMPFEGQNSFEELTDVRSVENFFLKNFPDTINAIQNLTEDFFKNPTSSLVTMQCYPWTYHDKVALIGDACHAIVPFYGQGMNAGFEDISVLNEMIEKYGDDWLRVFSEYQISRKPNADAIAELSYRNFMEMSSDTASEKFLLQKEIEKHFSEKYPEKWMPLYSRVTFSHRPYSEALTIGDKQDQIMDQIMKIDNIENIWKTEEIEQKIIELLES
- a CDS encoding agmatinase family protein gives rise to the protein MNKENKIKNFDPSQPGLADQNIFGLPFTAEECEIIIIPVPWEVTVSYGAGASDGPDAILESSFQVDLHHQQFPELWKLGIYLDKNKQTEEWASQSKRFKALAQPIISALENGEEISKKPKLQAYLEDINKACSTFNSEVKDRVLYWANQGKKVVLLGGDHSTPLGYYQALATMHDDFGLLHLDAHMDLRKAYEGFENSHASIMYNALKISQISKIVQVGIRDFCEQEVEVALADRVVVHTDMDIKSDSFSGITWDEQCDIIIAALPQKVAISFDIDALQAWYCPNTGTPVPGGLSFEEATYLLSKLADSGKEIIGFDLVEVSPGEDDWDGNVGSRLLFHMCGILAKNNKMAVGNKINFKRS